The window AGGTTATCAAGGAAGATTAGGTGGCAAAATGGTTTATGAGTATGGAGTTGGAGTAAAACCTTTAATGGGGAAATCTCCTGTAATACATTCTTCTGAAGAAGATGAAGATTAAATCTTTGGGGTGTAATAAATAATGACCATAAAAATAGGTTTTATCTGCACTGGAAATTCTGCCCGTAGCCAGATGGCAGAAGGATTTGGGAAATATTATGCAGAAAAATTAGGAAAAGATGTAGAGGTTTACTCTGCAGGGTCTAATCCTTCTGGATATGTCCATCCCCTTGCTATAAAAGCTATGGCAGAAAAAGAAATAGATATTTCTAACAATAAGTCTAAATCTCTAGATGATATACCTTTAAATGAACTTGATTATGTAATAACCCTTTGTGGAGATGCTGCTGAAACTTGTCCTGTTATCCCTTGTGCTAATACTCAGCACTGGGGACTTCCTGATCCTGCAAGAGCAGAAGGCACAGAAGAAGAGAAACTACAGGTTTTCAGACAGATTAGAGATAAAATAGAAGAAAGAGTAAAAAATCTTATTGAAGGATTCTAAATGAAAGAGTTGAAATTGTCTTTATATGTAATCACCGATGAAAAACTCCTTGAGGGAAAAAATGTAGCAAAAGCAGTTGAAGAAGCCATTTTAGGCGGAGCAGATATTATCCAGTATAGAGCAAAAAACAAATCCTCCAGAGAAATATATCAGGAAGCTACACAGATAAAAAAAATATGCGATAAATACAATAAGCCGCT of the Persephonella sp. genome contains:
- a CDS encoding arsenate reductase ArsC, producing MTIKIGFICTGNSARSQMAEGFGKYYAEKLGKDVEVYSAGSNPSGYVHPLAIKAMAEKEIDISNNKSKSLDDIPLNELDYVITLCGDAAETCPVIPCANTQHWGLPDPARAEGTEEEKLQVFRQIRDKIEERVKNLIEGF